CTCCGGAGATAAACTCATATTGGAGTGCCTATAGAGCTAATGATACCGTTTATACTTCTTTAAACTATCTCTTCTGATTCCAATTTCTTTTTTCTAAACTCGTCCAATTTTTAAAATTATCTCTAACCTTAGATTCTATCTCATCGAGAGACTGCTTTAGCTCCATCTGATAACTCTCAAAGGATCGATCAGTCGTAATTGCTATCGGGCTTCCATAACAGACAATAATTCTAGTAAAGAGTTTAGGTAATCTAAACTTATCCCAACTATTAAAAGACCAGAACTTCTCAGCAATTGGTAAGTAAGGAATAATAGTTGTTTCAGACTTTATGGCCATATCTACTATGCCTGGTTTAACTTCTTTCGCTGGTCCTTTTGGACCATCAATTGTCACTGCTCCAGGGTGAGCTTGGCAGAGCTTTTCAATCATTTCTTCTTTAGCGGCCTTGCCACCTTTATCTACACCGGCCTTATTTCTAGAGCTTCCTCGAACCACAATTGTTCCTATTTTTTTGCAAGTGTAGGCCACTGGGTCTGCATCCTTAGATCTAGAGACAATGACGATATGTGGATTTCCTCTTTGGGCAAGTATTCCATGTAGCAGGTTTTGATGCCAAATTCCAAGTAGGTAATTGCCATGTTTGCTAAGTTTTTGGGCCTGTGTGATATTTTCAAGTCCCATAAATCTGTATCTGTATGTTGAATTGAGAAGTCTAGCTATAAAGTAGATAATATTGGCAATGAACATAAAAAAAGCTCCTATATAGACAAAGACTATAGAGGAGCACTAATCGCTTTACAAGTAGAGACTATCTATTTGTTGATTGAAATAGAACATCTAGACCAACTTTTTTGATCTTAGATTTCTTAATAATTGATTTTTCCTCATTCTTAGAAAGAGGTTTTGGTTTCGGCGCATGAGCTGCTTTAGACATGTCCATTCCTTCTCTTTCAAGAGCAATACTTACTTTAACCGTTCTACCGTCGATGACTTTTCCATTTAATGCTGCTACAGCATCAAGGGCGGCCTTTTTGGTCTGCATCTCAACAAATGCAATACCTTTACTCTTTTCAGTTTTTTCGTCTAAAATTAAGTTAACTTTTTCAACGTAACCAAATGGCTTGAATAACTTCATTACGCCAAAATCATCTTTTTTATAGTTTAAATTCCCGATGTAAACGACAGGATTCTTCTGCGCGTTTGGATCAAATTTTACAGGTTTCTTTGGGGAGCTAGCTTTAGTAAAGCTATTAGGTCTTTTTGCATTAGTTGTTTTGCCAACTCTTGCTGTGTTTTTCGAGCTACTTCTTTTGAAGTCTCTTTTTTCCGTTTTCATAATGCGTCCTTATAATAGGTTTTTGCGCAATGTAGCACTAATCATTGTAGAAAACTACATAAGAAGTAGAAAATTCAATGTACTTTCTGGCCAGTACTTACTAGCTCATGTAAAAGTATTGTTATTATATTTATATTTGGAGAGAGAATGTTCAAACAATTACTACTAGTTAGTGCTATTTTACTAACTTCACTGAACTCATTTGCAAACTCTGCTGAAAATGCACAGATTACTGATGTGAGTACGTATGAACCTCATTGGACTAAGTTACCAATATTTGGAAAAGAAGCTCATGATCTGGGTTACGAATTGCCAATCCCTGTAGGTCTCTCACTTGTCTATAACTACCAGTCCATCGACTATAAGGCAGATGAAGATCTTCTTGTACAACTCTCTGGAGGAGTCTTAGGAGCACTATTTAAAAGTAAACTTCTTATCCCTAAAGATGATGTTAAAATTACAGGTCATGATTCAAGCGTTCAGCTCAGAGCAGATGCATGGGTCTTTCCTTTTCTAAACCTCTTCGTTGTTGGTGGATATACTGAAGGAAAGAAAAATATTTTAGCAAAAATGGATTCTCTTTCTAATGGTGGGTGGATAGGTGACGCTATATTTGTCGGAAAGACTTTACCGATTCCTATCGAGTACACCGCTGTTAATTTTGGTGGTGGGATGATTCTTGCTGGACAATATGAACTTTTCAAATGGACAAATCCAATTGTCTTCACTTTGATGGGGATGGGGACTAATGCATGGACTGATACATTAGATTCCACTATTCAAATGGGTGTTGCACAATTAAAGCTTGGTCAACGATATAAAGTTCCAGGAGGAATGTTAACTTATCTGATAGGTTATAATTATCAATATCTAAATCAAGATGTAACTGGAAGCTATAATTTTTCTGGAACAGACCTTGAAGTTCTTATGAGAGATGTGGACTTTGATGTAAAAATTCAAAGTAAAGAAACTCATAACCTAGCAGTAAGTTTTAACTATGACTTTGGACATAAGCAGCGTTGGAGTATCTTCACTGAGTATGGATTCCTAAATTGGGATCAAGTCGTTTTCCAACTAGGTAGACGCTTCTAAATTACTTTTGGCACTTAGGGCAGTAGTAAGTACCTCTTTGTGCCAAGAATATCTTTTTAACAGGTGTTTCACCACATAATTGACAGATCTTTTGATAGAAAACAACAAGGTGTCCTACGCCACCTCCAGCACTTCCTGTCGTATCAGCATAACCACCTTGAAATGTCGTACCACCAGTCTGAGTTGCCCCATCCAAAACAACCTTGCAAGCACTGTGCATTTTTTTTATCTCAGTAAGAGTCAAAGATTTATTTCTTCTCGTCGGGCGAACAAATGCTCGTGCACAAATTTCGTTCACTATATAGTTACCTGTTCCCGCATAGAGAGACTGGTCCAGTAGGTGCACTTTTATTTGCCTATTAGGATACTTCTTTATGGTTTCAGTTAAATACTCAATGCTAAACTCTTTAGATCTCAAGTCATGTCCAAGTTCAGCGAGCTTATCTTGAGTTTCACTCTCACTTAATTGATACATATGACCAAATCTTCTAGGGTCGATATAGCTTAAATAACCTTTAGAGTGCTTGATACATAGGTGATTATGTTTAAGGCCTATTTTATCGCTAGGCCTTTCTTTGCCAATTCTCCAACCTCCAGTCATTCCCAAGTGACTTAGTAAGAATTCATTCTTATCAAGTTCAAAGTAGAGCAACTTTCCTTTTCTATGCACTTTAATAATTTTACGATTTGATAAATCAATTGGTGTATGTGCAATTGATGAAATCACAGATGACTGCGTACAACTAATAACTTTTAGTGGGAGGATTTCGTTTATTTGGTTTTTTATTGTTTCTACTTCTGGTAGTTCTGGGATAGCGTAACTCCTAGATATTATTAATGTTTCTTGTGTCTTTGTCAGAGTGCGAATAAATCTGAATTTGACATGTTAAACTGTTAAAATTTATAGATTTATTCTTCTCTCCACGATTTCTCTAGATTATGTACGATTGTATCAATTTTAATCAAGTATATAAATATTT
This window of the Halobacteriovorax sp. HLS genome carries:
- a CDS encoding lysophospholipid acyltransferase family protein: MFIANIIYFIARLLNSTYRYRFMGLENITQAQKLSKHGNYLLGIWHQNLLHGILAQRGNPHIVIVSRSKDADPVAYTCKKIGTIVVRGSSRNKAGVDKGGKAAKEEMIEKLCQAHPGAVTIDGPKGPAKEVKPGIVDMAIKSETTIIPYLPIAEKFWSFNSWDKFRLPKLFTRIIVCYGSPIAITTDRSFESYQMELKQSLDEIESKVRDNFKNWTSLEKRNWNQKR
- a CDS encoding RNA-binding protein, with amino-acid sequence MKTEKRDFKRSSSKNTARVGKTTNAKRPNSFTKASSPKKPVKFDPNAQKNPVVYIGNLNYKKDDFGVMKLFKPFGYVEKVNLILDEKTEKSKGIAFVEMQTKKAALDAVAALNGKVIDGRTVKVSIALEREGMDMSKAAHAPKPKPLSKNEEKSIIKKSKIKKVGLDVLFQSTNR
- a CDS encoding Fpg/Nei family DNA glycosylase, translated to MRTLTKTQETLIISRSYAIPELPEVETIKNQINEILPLKVISCTQSSVISSIAHTPIDLSNRKIIKVHRKGKLLYFELDKNEFLLSHLGMTGGWRIGKERPSDKIGLKHNHLCIKHSKGYLSYIDPRRFGHMYQLSESETQDKLAELGHDLRSKEFSIEYLTETIKKYPNRQIKVHLLDQSLYAGTGNYIVNEICARAFVRPTRRNKSLTLTEIKKMHSACKVVLDGATQTGGTTFQGGYADTTGSAGGGVGHLVVFYQKICQLCGETPVKKIFLAQRGTYYCPKCQK